The following proteins come from a genomic window of Streptomyces sp. Sge12:
- a CDS encoding DUF2804 domain-containing protein, giving the protein MATHEREIAAPVDLCRTDGRIDPAAIGWSRRPLHRCRIPGWGRTKRWEYWCVTTPTHLVALTVSDLDYLALNSIYVLEFGPSVREFERTALVPGGFGVRLPDTIAGAPEPGSASLVAGPPRPTGGRIRIEIHGEGSATRLRARCRGPQGLPVEVDLLVGMPAGHETLSVVVPWDARRFQYTSKHTARPASGTVRIGGDVLAFGDDAWGTLDHGRGRWPRSVAWNWGAASGRTDGRTVGLQFGGRWTRGTGATENAVCVDGRISKIGQELEWHWSRADHMAPWSIRTPESVGTPESDRVDLVFTPFHNRSTRTDIGLVANRTDQCFGHYTGSIRTDDGERIVVDRLLGWAEDVRMRW; this is encoded by the coding sequence ATGGCCACGCACGAACGTGAGATCGCCGCTCCCGTCGACCTGTGCCGTACCGACGGAAGGATCGACCCGGCCGCGATCGGCTGGTCGCGCAGGCCTCTGCACCGCTGCCGGATACCCGGCTGGGGGCGGACGAAGCGGTGGGAGTACTGGTGCGTGACCACACCGACCCACCTGGTGGCCCTGACCGTGAGCGACCTCGACTACCTGGCCCTCAACTCGATCTACGTCCTCGAATTCGGTCCGTCGGTGCGGGAGTTCGAGCGCACCGCGCTCGTGCCCGGCGGATTCGGCGTGCGCCTGCCCGACACGATCGCCGGAGCTCCGGAACCGGGGTCTGCTTCGCTCGTGGCCGGACCGCCCCGGCCGACCGGGGGCCGGATACGGATCGAGATCCACGGCGAGGGCTCCGCCACCCGCCTGCGGGCGCGCTGCAGGGGTCCGCAGGGCCTCCCCGTGGAGGTGGACCTGCTCGTCGGGATGCCCGCCGGGCACGAGACCCTCTCGGTGGTGGTGCCGTGGGACGCACGCCGCTTCCAGTACACCTCCAAGCACACGGCCCGGCCCGCGTCCGGCACGGTGCGCATCGGCGGCGACGTGCTGGCGTTCGGCGACGACGCCTGGGGCACCCTCGACCACGGACGGGGCCGCTGGCCCCGCTCGGTGGCGTGGAACTGGGGCGCCGCCTCCGGGCGTACGGACGGCCGCACCGTCGGGCTGCAGTTCGGCGGCCGCTGGACCCGGGGCACCGGCGCGACGGAGAACGCGGTGTGCGTGGACGGCCGGATCAGCAAGATCGGCCAGGAGCTGGAATGGCACTGGTCCCGCGCCGACCACATGGCGCCGTGGTCGATCCGCACCCCTGAATCGGTCGGCACCCCTGAATCGGACCGGGTGGACCTGGTGTTCACGCCGTTCCACAACCGGTCCACCCGCACGGACATCGGCCTCGTCGCCAACCGCACGGACCAGTGCTTCGGCCACTACACGGGATCGATCCGCACGGACGACGGCGAGCGGATCGTGGTGGACCGGCTGTTGGGCTGGGCCGAGGACGTCCGCATGCGCTGGTAG
- a CDS encoding SWIM zinc finger family protein, which produces MTRTAHTFAYAGPSALTGTGRNRTLGLETAGGLTPAGAEAHPQFFAGFLSEPQAAARALLAVADVAAARYFRRTQRASLDPVVTGNGDRLRFESFSGCCGVYARLDVLPEGLRGADTGHGTTNVDVNNPLREALSRLTGDDPLHLRVGPDEMAVTTLDGPVVEKKVPLPDRWLRGFAESQAITAGFDLRAELSAAETVRFLRSLPRSGPGGGAASRALWVVPAGRTLRPTTRPMPGAVCLPGPERLAAFQRVLRQATGLRVYGPAGDHAGPTASAWEAALPGMRLTLTLSPEADRGFSGEGSVLESLATDTAAGDAELVSVLLAWEPRIDPADLAEQSGLPVERVRAALTRLGTAGRVGYDLAEAAYFHRELPYDARRAERHNPRLVAARTLLEQGAVTLDGPLTALVASGERRYTVRDSGGALGCTCQWWADYRGRRGPCKHALATRMARRSAATGTPTADADADATTATATAGDVR; this is translated from the coding sequence ATGACGCGAACCGCACACACCTTCGCCTACGCGGGACCCTCCGCGCTGACCGGCACCGGCAGGAACCGCACCCTCGGCCTGGAGACGGCGGGCGGCCTGACCCCGGCCGGGGCCGAGGCCCACCCCCAGTTCTTCGCGGGCTTCCTGAGCGAGCCCCAGGCCGCCGCCCGAGCCCTGCTGGCCGTCGCGGACGTGGCCGCGGCCCGGTACTTCCGGCGGACCCAGCGGGCTTCGCTCGACCCCGTGGTCACGGGCAACGGCGACCGGCTGCGCTTCGAGTCCTTCTCCGGCTGCTGCGGGGTCTACGCCCGCCTCGACGTCCTGCCCGAGGGCCTGCGCGGGGCCGACACCGGCCACGGCACCACCAACGTGGACGTCAACAACCCCCTGCGCGAGGCCCTGTCGCGGCTCACCGGCGACGACCCGCTGCACCTGCGGGTCGGCCCCGACGAGATGGCGGTGACCACCCTCGACGGGCCGGTCGTCGAGAAGAAGGTGCCGCTGCCCGACCGTTGGCTGCGCGGCTTCGCCGAGTCCCAGGCGATCACCGCCGGGTTCGACCTCCGCGCGGAGCTGTCCGCCGCCGAGACCGTACGCTTCCTGCGGTCGCTCCCGCGCAGCGGCCCCGGCGGCGGAGCCGCGAGCCGCGCGCTGTGGGTGGTGCCCGCGGGCCGGACGCTGCGCCCCACCACCCGCCCCATGCCGGGCGCGGTCTGCCTGCCCGGCCCCGAACGGCTCGCCGCCTTCCAGCGCGTCCTGCGACAGGCGACCGGCCTGCGCGTGTACGGGCCGGCGGGCGACCACGCCGGCCCCACCGCCTCCGCCTGGGAGGCCGCCCTGCCCGGCATGCGCCTCACGCTCACCCTCTCCCCCGAGGCCGACCGCGGGTTCTCCGGCGAGGGCAGCGTCCTGGAGTCCCTCGCCACCGATACGGCGGCCGGGGACGCCGAGTTGGTCTCCGTCCTGCTCGCCTGGGAGCCGCGCATCGACCCGGCCGATCTCGCCGAGCAGTCGGGCCTCCCGGTGGAGCGGGTCCGGGCCGCCCTCACCCGCCTCGGTACGGCCGGCCGGGTCGGCTACGACCTCGCCGAGGCCGCGTACTTCCACCGCGAACTGCCCTACGACGCCCGGCGCGCCGAGCGCCACAACCCGCGCCTCGTCGCCGCCCGCACCCTCCTGGAGCAGGGCGCCGTCACCCTCGACGGCCCGCTCACCGCGCTCGTCGCCTCCGGCGAACGCCGGTACACGGTGCGCGATTCAGGCGGCGCCCTCGGCTGCACCTGCCAGTGGTGGGCCGACTACCGCGGCCGCCGCGGCCCCTGCAAGCACGCCCTCGCGACCCGCATGGCCCGCCGCTCCGCGGCGACCGGCACCCCGACCGCCGACGCCGACGCCGACGCAACCACCGCCACCGCCACCGCCGGAGACGTCCGATGA
- a CDS encoding DUF7824 domain-containing protein, producing MTTPLDILAAVRAGHTRLLPDLLKPLDRDGRRGLLAGLKELRGELRAAGWDRWEERDLMSPALLVAGAACQTGAAAAASWIGGRDMRRWRRLPEGALLDVLADREPKWLGDLAHRLAARPSTAQEDYGLIRTLVDRAGCPMPTSDGCVEGWAMAVRTARAPLAGALRADPHLTAFVPRLFETPEPVAALAWQCEPDDPHHWPAALATLAGEGLLDRGALLDSCTARLLRGGTAIQLKPYRAVLEALRPTEEEERERTADWIALTADAPSPVAGYAQQVLAKLAAAGHVTAERLAEMSAAVLFRPEKKLVRAQLVLLGRHLTRDPAAAPELLPVLGEAFGHTDTDIQGRALKLAAAHLGDDEALRAELADRAHLLSPVHRARAVEVLGADAAPEEDGGPYRELLPPPPLPLALGPAPATVAETVELVAAVVNSRTEDVEEYERALDGLVRHAHQDRAALAAALRPALADRYWLDPERRHLYTGDLPGLEHVAAAVLDVGPTGRPAQALVSWRSDCHHSDAAAARHARVAEVARAVRTRPLPFLLSTPTLSSGTVDARTLVARLAEYARLGERPAPADFAQALLRVRRDARVLPEAAALGTPEGARLAAWLGEGGRPAAVTRRTTPAAYHRYGGNPDRLVLESGERATVVAEFPEGFRALGRARAVSGRCWDGGDTDTLIALLPEDRETLAAWSLAAVTSCALDDERGGTDLLPGLAAAGGPAGPALHLAVATGLGARHAEDRLQAVDALLILAGRAELDTGRLGADLTELVGLGTVKPSRLADSLRTAAATGAHATTWAVLGAVLPALLTGSADPRGTGELLETAAECAEQSGACAPHPAGLAETAMRPGRSRLVTQAARLRDALRRNQEAVNRVAG from the coding sequence ATGACCACCCCGCTCGACATCCTCGCCGCCGTCCGGGCGGGCCACACCCGCCTGCTGCCCGACCTGTTGAAGCCGCTGGACCGGGACGGGCGCCGGGGCCTGCTGGCCGGGCTGAAGGAGCTGCGCGGCGAACTGCGGGCAGCCGGCTGGGACCGTTGGGAGGAACGGGACCTCATGAGCCCGGCGCTGCTGGTCGCCGGCGCCGCCTGCCAGACCGGAGCCGCCGCCGCGGCCTCCTGGATCGGCGGCCGCGACATGCGCCGCTGGCGGCGCCTGCCCGAGGGCGCCCTCCTCGACGTGCTCGCGGACCGGGAACCGAAATGGCTCGGCGACCTCGCCCACCGGCTGGCCGCGCGGCCCTCCACCGCCCAGGAGGACTACGGGCTGATCCGCACGCTCGTCGACCGGGCCGGCTGCCCGATGCCCACCAGCGACGGCTGCGTCGAGGGCTGGGCGATGGCCGTGCGGACCGCCCGCGCCCCGCTCGCCGGGGCGCTGCGCGCCGACCCCCACCTCACCGCTTTCGTCCCGCGCCTGTTCGAGACCCCCGAACCGGTCGCCGCCCTCGCCTGGCAGTGCGAGCCGGACGATCCCCACCACTGGCCCGCCGCGCTGGCCACCCTGGCCGGGGAGGGACTACTCGACCGCGGCGCGCTCCTCGACAGCTGCACCGCCCGCCTGCTGCGTGGCGGTACGGCCATCCAACTGAAGCCGTACCGGGCCGTCCTGGAGGCCCTTCGGCCCACGGAGGAGGAAGAGCGGGAACGGACCGCCGACTGGATCGCGCTCACCGCCGACGCGCCCTCCCCGGTGGCCGGGTACGCGCAGCAGGTGCTGGCGAAGCTCGCCGCCGCGGGCCATGTCACGGCCGAACGGCTGGCCGAGATGTCCGCCGCCGTGCTCTTCCGCCCCGAGAAGAAGCTCGTACGGGCCCAGCTCGTGCTGCTCGGCAGGCACCTCACCCGCGATCCGGCCGCCGCGCCCGAGCTGCTGCCGGTGCTCGGCGAGGCCTTCGGCCACACGGACACCGACATCCAGGGACGGGCCCTGAAGCTGGCGGCCGCACACCTCGGCGACGACGAGGCCCTGCGCGCCGAACTCGCCGACCGTGCCCACCTGCTGAGCCCGGTCCACCGCGCCCGTGCCGTGGAGGTCCTCGGCGCGGACGCGGCCCCCGAGGAGGACGGCGGACCCTACCGGGAGCTCCTGCCGCCGCCCCCGCTGCCCCTGGCGCTCGGCCCGGCCCCGGCGACCGTGGCGGAGACCGTGGAACTGGTCGCCGCCGTCGTGAACTCCCGTACCGAGGACGTGGAGGAGTACGAACGCGCCCTGGACGGCCTGGTCCGCCACGCCCACCAGGACCGCGCCGCCCTGGCCGCGGCCCTGCGGCCGGCGCTCGCCGACCGCTATTGGCTCGACCCGGAACGCCGTCACCTGTACACGGGAGACCTGCCCGGCCTGGAGCACGTGGCGGCCGCCGTGTTGGACGTCGGCCCCACCGGGCGGCCCGCGCAGGCGCTCGTGAGCTGGCGCAGCGACTGCCACCACTCCGACGCCGCCGCGGCGCGCCACGCCCGCGTGGCCGAGGTCGCCCGGGCCGTCAGGACCCGGCCCCTGCCGTTCCTCCTGTCCACGCCCACCCTGAGCTCCGGCACCGTGGACGCGCGCACGCTCGTCGCACGGCTCGCCGAGTACGCCCGCCTCGGCGAGCGCCCCGCCCCGGCGGACTTCGCGCAGGCCCTGCTCCGTGTCCGCCGCGACGCCCGTGTCCTGCCGGAGGCGGCCGCTCTGGGCACGCCCGAGGGGGCCCGGCTGGCGGCCTGGCTCGGCGAGGGCGGCCGTCCGGCGGCCGTCACCCGCCGCACCACCCCGGCCGCGTACCACCGCTACGGAGGAAACCCCGACCGTCTCGTGCTGGAAAGCGGTGAACGGGCCACCGTGGTCGCGGAGTTCCCCGAGGGGTTCCGTGCCCTGGGCCGCGCCCGCGCGGTGTCCGGACGCTGCTGGGACGGTGGGGACACCGACACCCTGATAGCGCTCCTGCCCGAGGACCGGGAGACCCTGGCCGCGTGGTCGCTGGCCGCCGTCACCTCCTGTGCCCTCGACGACGAACGCGGCGGAACCGACCTCCTGCCGGGGCTCGCCGCCGCCGGCGGCCCCGCCGGACCGGCCCTCCACCTCGCCGTCGCGACGGGGCTGGGTGCCCGGCACGCCGAAGACCGGCTCCAGGCGGTCGACGCGCTGCTCATCCTCGCGGGCCGCGCCGAGCTGGACACCGGACGCCTGGGCGCCGACCTCACCGAACTGGTGGGCCTGGGCACGGTCAAGCCCAGCCGGCTCGCAGACTCGCTGCGCACCGCGGCCGCGACCGGCGCCCATGCCACGACCTGGGCCGTCCTCGGCGCGGTCCTGCCCGCGCTGCTCACCGGGTCCGCCGACCCGCGCGGTACGGGGGAACTGCTGGAGACGGCCGCAGAGTGCGCGGAGCAGTCCGGGGCCTGCGCACCGCACCCCGCCGGGCTCGCCGAGACCGCGATGCGCCCCGGCCGGTCCCGGCTGGTCACCCAGGCCGCTCGGCTGCGCGATGCCCTCCGCCGCAACCAGGAGGCCGTGAACCGGGTCGCGGGGTGA
- a CDS encoding quinone oxidoreductase family protein, translated as MARAITFSEYGAPEVLRLSEVTPPEPGPGQVRIRVRAASVNPFDMKVRSGRMADAVPARFPMILGLDAAGVVDAVGGTAGAAVGDEVLGAAVGGSYSEYALLDRPVAKPGALSWEAAASLVTVGRTAFRVLAELGVQAGQTLLVHGAAGGVGTVAAQLAVARGITVVGTAGEHDLERVTALGATAVRYGDGWPERVRAAAPQGVDFVLDTSGAGVLAESVALTGDSARVLTIADMSAAQHGVVFSTGSADRTGESLPELVRLAAEGKVSVPVWRTYPLAEAAQAHADLEARRNRGKAVLLP; from the coding sequence ATGGCCAGAGCGATCACCTTCTCCGAGTACGGCGCGCCCGAGGTGCTGCGCCTGTCCGAGGTCACCCCGCCGGAGCCCGGACCGGGCCAGGTCCGGATCCGGGTGCGCGCCGCTTCCGTGAACCCGTTCGACATGAAGGTCCGTTCCGGTCGGATGGCCGATGCCGTCCCGGCCCGGTTTCCCATGATCCTCGGCCTGGACGCGGCCGGGGTGGTCGATGCCGTGGGCGGGACGGCCGGTGCGGCCGTCGGCGACGAGGTGCTCGGCGCCGCCGTCGGCGGCAGCTACAGCGAGTACGCGCTGCTCGACCGGCCGGTGGCCAAGCCCGGTGCCCTGTCGTGGGAGGCGGCGGCCTCGCTGGTCACGGTCGGCCGGACCGCGTTCCGTGTCCTGGCGGAGCTGGGAGTGCAGGCGGGGCAGACCCTGCTCGTCCACGGCGCCGCGGGCGGCGTGGGTACGGTCGCCGCCCAGCTGGCCGTCGCGAGGGGCATCACCGTCGTGGGAACGGCCGGCGAGCACGATCTCGAACGGGTGACCGCGCTGGGAGCCACGGCCGTCCGCTACGGCGACGGCTGGCCGGAGCGGGTGAGGGCCGCCGCCCCCCAGGGGGTGGACTTCGTCCTCGACACCTCCGGCGCCGGAGTGCTGGCCGAATCCGTCGCGCTGACCGGTGACAGCGCGCGCGTCCTGACCATCGCCGACATGTCGGCGGCGCAGCACGGTGTGGTCTTCAGCACCGGAAGCGCCGACCGGACCGGGGAGTCCCTGCCGGAGCTGGTACGGCTGGCCGCGGAGGGCAAGGTCTCGGTACCGGTCTGGCGGACCTATCCCCTGGCGGAAGCCGCGCAGGCCCACGCCGACCTGGAGGCCCGCCGCAACCGGGGCAAGGCCGTCCTGCTGCCCTGA